The Hippopotamus amphibius kiboko isolate mHipAmp2 chromosome 3, mHipAmp2.hap2, whole genome shotgun sequence genomic interval TGGTACTGCTTctcgggctcgggctcgggctcgggctcaGAGGGGGCCCCCTCCAGCTTCTCCTGGCGCTGGTTCTCTTGGTCCTCCAGCTGTGCCTTCCACTCGCTCTCCTGCTGGATCGTGTTCAACACTTGCCTGTCCCGCCCTGGGACATGCTGCTCCCCGCTCAGGCGAGCCCTGCGCTGCTCCTTCTCCTGCTGCCACTGCTCCTGGCTCTGCTGCAGCAGCAGCTTGCGCTCCTTCTCCAGGGTCAACTGGACCTTCTGGTCCGAGCGCTTCAGCTCCTCCCAGGCTAGAGCCGCCTGCTGCTGCAGCTCCCGCATCCTTTGGGCCTTTTTGAGCCGGGTCAGCACCAGGGCCACAATCTTCTGGTCCCTGGAGGATATTACTGCCTCTTCCAGCTTGTTCTTGAGAATCTGGGTGTGCTGCTTCTGCATCGCCTTACCGGAGACCGAGGACTGGGAGTACTGGCTGGCTAGTGACCCCACCGGATCATTACTGTGTCTTTTCTGGATGTACTTGCAACCTGACTGCATCCCGAACTCTCTGGAGGGTACAGAAGACTTCTCCGTGTGAACCGAGGAAAGGGACCAGCGACCTAGACCTCTGTAGGCCGGCGCTGCCAACTGGTCTCCGCTCTGCACCTTTTCTACCCTGAAAGTTCCAGTCTGGGGAGTGTAGGCTCCCGGCGGGTAAGGTGGGGGCGAATCTCCCCCGGCCGGAGGGTAGTTCTGGCAGGGCTGAGGCTGTTGCGGTTGCAGCAGGGGCTGCGGCTGCCAGGCCGGGCTGTGCGGGCTGCCTCCCAGCTCCTGGGGCTTGGTCCTTGCCTCCCCCCAGGCATCTTCCAGGCGCCGGCTGCGGGGCCGGTGCTTCCTGGCGCGGTCTGGGGGCCTCCGGGCCACGTCGGTCAGGCTGCTGCTTTCACGCGGAGAGTCGGGATACCCGCGCCGGCGGGGCAGCGGGGTGGGCGAGCAGCGTAGGTGCGGCCAGGGCGCCGCGGCCTCGCTCCCCTCGCCGGGAGTCCCGGCCCAGGAGCACAGGCCAGGCTTGCTCTGCTGCCGCGACCCGCCCAGCAGCGCCGAGGATGCGCGCTCGTcgcggggcggcgggggctcCCAGAGGACCGAGTGGGGCCGCGGGGAGAAGCGGCCGAAGCCCTCCATGCTCCCTCCCCGCGCGCCCGGCATCTGAGCCAGGGTCCCGGGACCTCGCGGGGGCGCTGCGGAGACCCGCCCCGCTCTCCGATCCTGGGGATCCGGGCCGCCTGTGACGCTCCGGCCACTTCACAATGCGCCTCCGCCACCAGGTCGCCGCAGCCCTCGGCCCTCGCCCAGCCCGGCCTTCCTAGCACCCCGCGCGGCGAgacaggggaggggggaaggagagtGGGGGAGGTCTTAGGGTGGAGGGCACTGTAGAAAGACGGGGTGACCCTTAAAGCTGAGGGTGCATTGTGAACCgctacccctcccccccaccccgccgccccgGTGTTTCAGGGAGGAATTTGAACTCGCATTTGTACACCTTAAAGtagcagaatttaaaaaatacccaggTGAAGGCATTAGCCCCAGAAAGGAATGTGGCGGGGAAGTCCTTTAGTGACGGGTCCCTACATCTCTGCACCTCTGCAGTGCATGCAAATGAAGCGACCTTGGAAGCACATTAATTCACGGCATCACCCTTTTGCCCTTTTAGGTTAGCAAGCccaaagtatatttttttaactttcaggagagagaataaaaaggaaaaaaaccaaaaccaaaaccaaaaccaaaaccaaaaaataactaATTTGTTTTCCCCTAATATGGCAATTACTGCTTTTATCAAAATATGAATGTTAGTTGCACATTTATGAAATAGCATCAGTGGACACCATGCCGAAATCacattgttattgttgttttcctttttctccaggtttgtgagattattttttcttgttgaggCATCTAGGGCTAATGGGAAAAGCACTGGATTTGGTCATGCAAACTTGAGTTTGAATCTCTGCCACTTTCCACtagtgtggtcttgggcaagttacttaactttcctGACCCTCAAATTCTGGAACAGTGGACTGGAAGAGGGGCTGTGACAATACCACTGTTGGGTTGCCCTGAGGGTCAGATGAAACTATGTATCAAGAGCTTAGCACCTtaatgcattcaataaatattattttgatgtCCTTCTAGCCTGCAattacaaattgtaagatttaaTATATGGGTTTACAAAAGTTTCTACAGATTCCTAgattaagaaaagaagaatggaatTAACGTCATTCTAAAACAGTTTAGGTGAAGGATAGAGTGCTAGGGAGGGGTGATGCCCAGGCTCTGTTGTGTTCATCCTGGACTGTGGATCATGGCTATGTCACTTCCTTTTTCTGGGATGCAGGGAGAAAACAGTTCTGGATAACATTCTCCAAATATGGTCActctctaaagaagaaaaataagtatttactCATCCCAGTCCTCTTTACCCACATCTCCTTGAAGTTTCACAGTGACCCCAGTTAGGCAGGGCCAGTAGAGTTGATaacatttccttaaaataaatctgagaTTTGGCCATATTAACTGATTACCCCAAAGGTCAGTGGGTCATTGGTGGGAGTTTTGACTTCAGGTTCACTTCTCTTTCCATGATATCATGCTGCCTCTCAGGAAATGCACTTTGAATCGAGACATGTGTCATGGACCGAAAGTTTGTGTTCTtaccaattcatatgttgaagccctaaccccagtgtgatggtatttggaggtggggtctttggaaggtgattaggtttagatgaggtcatgaaggtggggccTCCATGCTgagattggaggaaggaaccagAACTTCTGCTCTATGCCATGTGAGATCATGGACAGAAGGCTGCTGTCTATAAGCCtggaagcaggtcctcaccaAGATGTGAATGTGCTTGCACCTTGACCTAGCACTTCCagactctagaactgtgagaaataaatatctgtggtttaaaccacccagtctatggtgttttgttgGAGCAACCTGAGCTGACAAAGATGACATGCTCTAAAAATGATTGTGATCAGGTGTACATCCGAGGGTCATGACAGCCGTGTCCCTGAAGCCATGTGGTAGCAGCCTGGACCAGAGTGACTGagcccccccccaacacacacacacccagcagcCAACTCTGCCTGGATGGGATCTAATGTGCAGTCATTAGCATGTCTATAGCTGAGAACAAGAGGTTGTTTCTACCCTAGGTTTCTATTGGTACCACTTATACCATTGTTAGAGAAATTATTTGGTGATTATAATTTTTACTAGGGGGCaacttttacataaaataaatcaaatttgaaatgaaatcatTTAAGTGAGGAAGTATTGGGGTATGAACTGAGTTGTGCTGATACCTGAGTGTCATATCCTTCTGAGGAAGCTTTGTAAAACATTTTGTACATGTGGCTCTGGCACGTACCACGCCATTTCCTGTTACAGAGAAGCAATTCTGCATGGGCAAAAGTATAGCCACCCAAGAGCATGGAGACCTGCCACCAGCCAGCTCTGCAACCTGCTGAGTCACCTGAAGTGGTCATTTTACTCCCTGTCTGGTGACTCTGGCGGTTTCCTCATTGTTGCAGGAGAGGATCTGTAAGATCTCATTCAGTCCCAAATGCAACTAGAAAAATGAGTTCAATCTAGTAAATCCTGCAGCCTTCaatctgtaaaacaaaaatgagTTGATCCCTGAAAAATACTTACAGCAGTGCTTGGCATGTGGttgtgccttttaaaaattagtcaGTAAGAATGATCATTATCATTATTCCAAGAGCATTAAAACCATAGCAGTACAGGGCTGAATATAAAGACATAGTTTGGCAGATGTAAGCTGTTATCTAtggagtggataaacaacaaggtcctactacagagcacagagaactatattcagtatcctatgataaaccataatggaaaagaatcttttaaaaaagaatgtgtatatatacatatatatatatatatacatatatatatatatatatatatgtaactgaatcacttttctgtacagcagaaattagcacaatgttgtaaatcaactatacttcaattataaataaataaatgaataaataaatacagtgtgGCGCAAATTCCCAATTCAGGGCTCTTTGACCTCTTTCTTGCCCTGAAGATTCTCCGAATTTCTCATGGAATAGAGAATAGCTCACTCACCTCTGTTGATAATAGAATAGGGACACGGTCTTAACTTCAT includes:
- the CCDC185 gene encoding coiled-coil domain-containing protein 185 — its product is MEGFGRFSPRPHSVLWEPPPPRDERASSALLGGSRQQSKPGLCSWAGTPGEGSEAAAPWPHLRCSPTPLPRRRGYPDSPRESSSLTDVARRPPDRARKHRPRSRRLEDAWGEARTKPQELGGSPHSPAWQPQPLLQPQQPQPCQNYPPAGGDSPPPYPPGAYTPQTGTFRVEKVQSGDQLAAPAYRGLGRWSLSSVHTEKSSVPSREFGMQSGCKYIQKRHSNDPVGSLASQYSQSSVSGKAMQKQHTQILKNKLEEAVISSRDQKIVALVLTRLKKAQRMRELQQQAALAWEELKRSDQKVQLTLEKERKLLLQQSQEQWQQEKEQRRARLSGEQHVPGRDRQVLNTIQQESEWKAQLEDQENQRQEKLEGAPSEPEPEPEPEKQYQVQPLKEEERMLQDLREQNSLQLQKSLKQACLKKHVHTTKGQKKIQETNLSSLVNYQARKVLMDCQAKAEELLKKLSLEQSSQWSQEIRQGLIKEHHREPKEKVQKEEGQFQQVKWCAEESEGQRKEPKRLPVELADQKSLQTRSNVHKNIKDKAQHIRELNILREKNHHILKLKAEKEEKCHIEGIKEAIRRKEQRMEQISREQDATFEEFRKISRACRTDKARTFANNFFDGIAREAQVRAGQQRGGYREPEDK